In a genomic window of Zingiber officinale cultivar Zhangliang chromosome 9B, Zo_v1.1, whole genome shotgun sequence:
- the LOC122024189 gene encoding GDSL esterase/lipase At4g10955-like: MTMEKDLFDVAGPVHLTSIDWNCLHHRRSVIACLVQGAYVLELDRQYDRKDHDAIAPPWWESFGFELTGTLIDDVDSSIFGAIYKYKPPASKDSSVEDAPKFVIAFRGTVRRKESLTRDSLLDLNIIKNGLHKTSRYTIAMQAVRNVVSTARSSNIWLSGHSLGSAIAILVGKNMAKLGMLLETFLFNPPFVSAPIESIKDKTIKQGIRIAGSLITAGLSIALKDKLEESSPKDSFAILATWMPHLFVNPSDYICSEYIGYFEHRTFMNKLGYGNIEKLATQNSIGCLFVRAFGNDSDPLHLLPSANLTVNLSHSPDFTTAHAVHQWWLPDQHLQSKQHHYLEMHR; the protein is encoded by the exons ATGACTATGGAAAAGGATTTATTTGATGTAGCGGGACCGGTACATCTTACCTCTATAGATTG GAATTGCTTGCACCATCGGAGATCAGTCATTGCATGTTTGGTACAAGGTGCCTATGTCTTAGAGCTTGATAGGCAATACGATCGCAAAGACCATGATGCCATTGCACCTCCTTGGTGGGAGTCATTTGGTTTTGAACTAACCGGAACACTTATTGATGATGTTGATTCTTCAATATTTGGTGCCATTTACAAATATAAACCTCCTGCCTCCAAAGATTCCTCAGTCGAAGATGCTCCTAAATTTGTCATCGCGTTCAGAGGTACAGTACGTCGGAAGGAATCTTTAACTCGAGACAGCTTGTTAGACCTGAACATCATCAAAAATGGCCTTCACAAGACATCCCGTTACACAATTGCTATGCAAGCAGTACGAAATGTAGTCTCTACTGCCAGGAGTTCCAATATATGGTTAAGCGGCCACTCTCTGGGATCTGCCATTGCAATACTAGTCGGCAAGAACATGGCTAAGTTGGGGATGCTTCTCGAAACCTTTCTTTTCAACCCACCCTTTGTCTCAGCTCCGATTGAGAGCATCAAAGACAAAACCATAAAGCAGGGAATCCGTATCGCAGGCAGTTTGATCACAGCTGGTCTTTCCATCGCCTTGAAAGACAAACTCGAGGAATCTTCGCCGAAAGACTCCTTCGCCATTCTAGCAACATGGATGCCACATCTCTTTGTGAATCCAAGTGATTATATCTGCTCTGAGTACATCGGCTATTTTGAGCACCGAACTTTCATGAACAAGCTTGGATATGGGAATATTGAGAAGCTCGCGACTCAGAATTCCATCGGGTGCCTATTCGTAAGAGCATTTGGAAACGACTCTGACCCCTTACACCTGCTTCCATCGGCAAATCTAACGGTAAATCTGAGTCATTCCCCTGATTTTACAACTGCTCATGCTGTACACCAGTGGTGGCTGCCTGATCAACATTTGCAATCCAAGCAACATCATTATCTCGAGATGCATCGTTAG